A region from the Medicago truncatula cultivar Jemalong A17 chromosome 6, MtrunA17r5.0-ANR, whole genome shotgun sequence genome encodes:
- the LOC25497022 gene encoding LOW QUALITY PROTEIN: sodium transporter HKT1 (The sequence of the model RefSeq protein was modified relative to this genomic sequence to represent the inferred CDS: inserted 1 base in 1 codon) yields MKNFGIKLQNLCIFFRNIFHGFLFIRKKFFHGSLPHALSFQFQFQFQFQFNNFFIQLCYFIILSFFGYLGLKFSKPKTSVKPKDFDLFYTSVSASTVSSMTSIEMEVFSNSQLILLTFLMLVGGEVFTSMLQLFLDRFNFTQKDCVKNECSSCVSSTSLSHKIHQMELGSVSMPQSENHDQIEKNNINDKDKLKYNSLRYLSYVVLCYLTVVHFFGFSLVTLYITYIPSAKNILQNKGINIETFSLFTIVSTFASCGYIPTNENMMVFKKNSGLLLLVLPHVLLGNALYAPCLRLIITFLKSITKREEFSYLLNNSKEMGYDHLLSTLHCWHLVGTVFGFNVIQFILFCCMEWSSKIMEGLNIYQKLVASLFQVTNVRHSGESVFDTYSISSAILVLFIVMMYLPPYTTFLPVRDQNDVKKDQNSLVDRIIFSQLSYLVIFIILICITERQSLKDDPLNFNVLTITLEVISAYGNVGLSTGYSCSRQLKPNLMCRDSWIGFSGRWSTEGKLILILVMFFGXTQEIQYEWWQGMAPVLANRVKILSI; encoded by the exons ATGAAGAACTTTGGTATAAAGTTACaaaatctttgtattttctttcgCAACATTTTTCATGGTTTCTtgttcataagaaaaaaattcttccATGGTTCCTTGCCTCATGCTCTATCCttccaattccaattccaattccaattccaattcaaCAACTTTTTCATTCAACTATGTTATTTCATtatcctttctttttttggttacttgGGTCTCAAGTTTTCTAAGCCAAAAACTTCTGTTAAACCAAAAGACTTTGATCTATTTTACACTTCTGTTTCTGCTTCCACTGTTTCTAGCATGACATCAATAGAAATGGAAGTTTTCTCTAATTCCCAACTTATTCTTCTTACTTTTCTTATGTTAGTTGGTGGTGAAGTTTTTACTTCCATGCTTCAACTTTTTCTTGATAGGTTCAATTTCACCCAAAAAGATTGTGTCAAAAATGAATGTAGTAGTTGTGTTAGTAGTACATCTCTCTCACATAAAATCCATCAAATGGAACTTGGTTCGGTTTCTATGCCTCAATCAGAAAATCATgatcaaattgaaaaaaataatattaacgaTAAAGATAAACTTAAGTATAATTCTCTTAGGTATTTAAGTTATGTAGTTTTGTGTTATCTTACTGTGGttcatttttttggttttagtttggTCACTTTGTACATAACCTATATACCAAGTGCTAAAAATATTCTCCAAAATAAAGGCATCAATATTgaaacattttctttatttacaaTAGTTTCAACATTTGCAAGTTGTGGTTATATCCCTACCAATGAGAACATGATGGTTTTCAAGAAGAATTCAGgacttcttcttcttgttcttccaCATGTACTTTTAGGTAATGCTCTATATGCACCATGTTTGAGgctaataataacttttttgaaAAGTATTACTAAAAGAGAAGAATTCTCTTACTTGCTGAATAATTCAAAGGAAATGGGTTATGATCATTTGCTCTCTACTCTTCATTGTTGGCACCTTGTTGGCACTGTCTTTGGTTTCAATGTGATACAATTTATATTGTTCTGTTGTATGGAGTGGAGTTCTAAGATTATGGAGGGACTAAATATCTATCAGAAATTAGTTGCATCTTTGTTTCAAGTTACAAATGTTAGACATTCTGGTGAATCTGTTTTTGATACATACTCCATCTCTTCTGCCATATTGGTGCTCTTCATTGTCATGAT GTATCTTCCACCGTACACAACATTTTTACCagtaagggaccaaaatgatgtGAAAAAAGACCAAAATAGCCTAGTGGATCGTATTATATTCTCTCAGCTATcttatttggttattttcattattctcATTTGCATCACTGAGAGACAAAGCTTAAAAGATGATCCCCTCAACTTCAACGTCTTGACCATAACTCTTGAAGTCATAAG TGCTTATGGGAACGTAGGGTTGTCAACAGGATATAGCTGCTCAAGACAATTGAAACCTAATTTAATGTGCAGAGATTCATGGATTGGATTTTCAGGTAGATGGAGTACAGAAGGGAAGCTTATTCTTATCTTGGTAATGTTCTTTG AGACTCAAGAAATTCAATATGAATGGTGGCAAGGCATGGCACCTGTCCTAGCTAACAGGGTCAAAATTCTCTCCATTTAA